DNA from Musa acuminata AAA Group cultivar baxijiao chromosome BXJ1-5, Cavendish_Baxijiao_AAA, whole genome shotgun sequence:
GTATTGAATCTATGATCTCTTGATTGACATCCAAACGGTCGCATGATGTGTAATAAGTCTTCCATCACTGTGAGACTCTAACAGAGGGTTAAATATTTGCAAGGCTCTTAGAAATATTATGGAAAGGATATTTGcaacacccaaaaaaaaaaaaaaaagactcaatCGTGTAAATAGATTGGGCAGATTACTTTTCCTAATGGACACAAGACCATTTAATTACCTTCAAGCATGACATAAACCTAATTATGAGTTATAGACTCGATGATGATATATAAGGTTGCTGTTTCTATAGTATGTGGGCAATCTAAATATCCTACCTAgtcaatatgttttttttttaaacaataaTTGCCCATTTCATATCCCATAGTAGTTTTCATCCCACTATTCCACATTTATTCTTTAGAAATAATATTAAAAGATGTCATAATAGAAAGATATAGGAGGCTTATTTAATCTCTTTTAATACGTCCCataattgctctctctctctctctctctctctctctctctctctctctctcaattcaaCGTACGCCATCATATATGCCCCCAATCGAATTGGTACTCTCCCTCATCCATCATCGCCAACTCCTCTCTTCTCCGTGGCTTCCTCCCCTCTTCTTCTCCGCTCCCGCCGCCGCCACCTCTTCTCCTGCACCACCTACTCCACCCCACCTCTTCTCTTCCGCCTTCCTTCACTTTTGCGGCATATCCTAACATACCGCAGGTCAAGGTTAAGATAACTTTAATAGTAATGCTAGTGCGGTCATATTACATTCAGTAATTGAATCTTCACCCATACGAGAGATTGAGACCAATCAGAACAATTTGTACTTGACAAACACTGGGTTGGGTCATGCTAATTTTCGATCATTCTATTTAGATGTACTGATTTCAGATTATACCGATAAAACAATGATATATATCATAGGATACAGTTAAGAGAAAAATATTAGACAGATTTCATTACCTGCTTTCCATGACCAGAAATAAAGAGATCTCTGTATGTACAACAAATTTTCCCatatgatgaacaattcatcataCAGCTTCATCATCATCGTCTGTATCAAGCTCGAGACCTTCCGCCGCTAAAAGCTGACTAATGACCCTTTTCTTGTCTTCCTCTGCCTTTTTCCGCATTAAATCTCTCTTCTTCAGAACAAGTGTATGTCTTCTCAGGGTATTGGTGAAGTACTCCATGGATGCTTTCTTCTCCTTTGCCAaaatcttcctctcttcttcaggATCAATCTGAAATATGGTGACATTTACTAAGTGCTAGTGAACCTAAGAGGAAGAAAGTAATGCTGCCGAATAAGCACTGAAAGGAGAGCAGTAAAAGAGTAAAACCCTGTACCACAGGAGTGTCAGCCATATGAAGGGATCTTCAGTGacgcaaaaaagaaaaaatgaaaatCCGAAGAAAACAGAAAGTATCTAGTTAGAAACATCTAAATTGCATTTAAacaaaaattcaaaaataatGAAATAGTGTTTCAACAAAATGAACGACGACGTGAGACCAATTGACTCAGTAATCATGGTTTTCACACttcaaaaatcatgatttatactACTTGGAGTTAATATGACAGACTGCGACTAACAATGAAGTAGGTAAAAGCTATGACAAAGTAATAAAATGGAGTGTCGTTCATCAGTAAAGCACCAGAAACACAGGATTGAAAGTAAGTCAAACAAACAATTAAACACCTTTTTTAAAAAATGGAGGTACTCATTAGTCCTTATGTCAAAAAAAATTGTCTTTATTTAATGGTATGAAAAAAGCTTTGGATCAATCAACACCACAAGAATGCACATTCAGTAATGAATTAATGAGGTGCCAGTTAGCTATTTGCTGGCATTCAAGCAGTCCCAAGACAAATTCTCGTATATAATATAATGTACTTATAAACCTTTGAACGAGAAAGACGACGTGCTCGGAGATTCATCTCACGTTGCTGCTGTTCAGCCCAAGCAGCAATTGCCATATCACCACGCTGATCAAATGCTTTTTGCTTTTTCATCACCCATTCCATCCATGCCTGGGAAGCCTGATAGGTGCAAACACAAAGAATGTTGGAATTTATACAAAGAAAAccatttacttctaaaataaaaGAGGCTGATAGTAATGCACCTGTATATGACAAATATTTCACATTTTTGTATAGCATTAATTATAAAGATGTCCATACAATTAAATTTATGGTGAAATTTTCCAATAACACAAAAAGAGTTGAATCAAAGTGTTGGCAATGAGAAATGTCTTAAAACCTGTATCATATATCAGGGTAGAGGAAATGGGGCCAAGAGGCACTCTCGCCTCCCTCGCTTTCCTTTATGCACCTTGAAGGTTGTGTCGTATCTCTGCATCTCTCTCTCGGTTACCATCATAATAGTAAACTACTTTGTTAACAAGAGTTGAAGGCCAGCAGAGCCAACTGTGAGGCTGACATATATGGCCTTCCTCTTTTATTACACAAAAAGTCTATATGGATTAAATCATCGGTCTTTCTCTAGGGAGGCACTTTTGGTAGACAGGCATATTTGGATTGCTTTCTCAAGTTTAAATCAGTAAaactttttaatatattatctatAAACTCTTTAATAAGGTTAACTACAAATGCTAATTCTGTATGCACAGGTTACTTTTATATAACCTAACTGAGCTGTTTTATTATGGTATGTGCAAtgttattctttttctttctaattGTGTTGAGAAGGTATTAATATAAGTGTTCCCTATCGCTCCATTGttggatcttcaaattaatttatatttttatatttagccCCTGATAAATATAGTTTTGAGATCATATACAGTGTAGGAATTTCATAACACAGAAGCAAATAAAACTGCTTTAAACTGACTAACTTGGAAGCTTCACTATTGTTATTTTTAGCATATCTTTTGGACCTGTTCAGTTGCTCAAGGGCATAGAAAAGCTCCGCAAGTTACAAACTTAGGTACCACATATATCTCTCTATTAAGGTTTACTTTGACAAATTCATGGGTCACTTTCCATGACATTTAACAGGATATAACTAAGAACCTACAACCCTGTGACACAAACTTTATATTAACATCTACAATGTCTATAATATATACTTCCATCTGAAACACTAACTATAGGCTATCCTATCACGTAAATAgtaatattttattaactttaGAGCATCAGTTGATGTTCCATCAACTTTAGGATACTGATTAAGAATTCTCCTACAATTGATAAGGTATTAAGaaaatatcaattggtttcagaaactaaattattaatttttttgcaTTCATTGATTTTAAAAACTAAGTTATTAATTAATTGTAAACAATACATTATGAATTTATTGTCAAAAATAAATCCTTCGTCAATtttataacaaaaaaatttacaaaattatattatttaatatttatttagattTGATTCAAAACTTATACTATGAACTTCTTAgttattttcctttttaaatacACAAGTTTATTTTCTCAAGTCTTTTTAAATACACAAGGGTATTGTAAATTCCTAAAGTATCTCTATAACATTTCTATTGTAAGAGGAATGAGATAAAAAAGAGTCAGTTTGACACATCTTGGTCACAAAAACAATAATCACAAAGAAATTTTGGCAAGATTGAGGTAGCAAAAACAACCTCATAACCTCTCATTACAAGACATGGAATGGTTAATTAAAAAGTAGTCAATAAAATGGGCATAATAATTAGATTAAGAATGTAAACGAATATACAAAATTATAATATGTACCTTCATAGGATTGACATGGTGATCTCTGTCGTATTGTCGCCTCTGCTCATCATCTATTAGAAGCTCATAAGCAGCTTGAATTTTGATAAATCGGGATTCAGCTGTTTCTCCTTCCTCAAGAGTTCCTCTACCATCATAAACTTTAGAAGACAAGAACAAAAGTATCAGCTGGGTACTTAGAGCAATTGCTAATGATTGTTTATAATATAACCTATTAGAAGtgcaaatagaaagaaaaagaacagaaaaaaCTAATACCTCATGTTTCATACTGAAAAAAGAATAGATTGAGACAAGTCGAGAAACTCGAACAATGATTCTAGAGTTCAATACACAATGAAAGAGACAATAAAGAGTTTAATTATATGATACTGAGATCTAGTGTCAAGAAAATTCAAAACCAAAAGTTATACATTATTtcactaaacaaaataatacatctAACAAAGATCATATGCAAGCATGCCACAATGAGAACACAAGATTAAGATACCTTTTAATGAGACACACAGAAAGTTAGTCTTTTTACTTGAGAAATAAAGTATCACAAAAATTAATAAAAGAAATCTATAGCACTAGACTATAACAGGGACAAATAAAGCAATCAGAACAGATAGGTCAAAATCAGAACAGACAAAATCTATATGCATGATAGAGCATTTAAAATGCCTGCACCTAGAAGGACAATTAGCAAATCAAAATACTTATGTTAAGAAACAGTATctaagtatttatttatttagttgaATAGGTAGCTTAACTTTCAGATAAAGATTCTAGTTCACTCACATGGCAATCACTGAGCAATCATTTTACTGTAAATTATTAGTAAATTATGTCATATATCAGTTGggctatattacaaacacaaaaatGAACTAGCAAGTATGAACTTActggaaaaatatcaagtaagacACAGAAGAAGGTAAGACAAAATGCTCATATATGAAAAACGAAAAAGTAGCTCATCTGTATAAGGGGAAATCAATTCATTCCAGTTTCAGTAAAAACTTTAATATTCAATAAAAGGAAATACTTGGTCAAAGTGATAAGAAAAGTAGCCAAATTTACAAGCAATTTGACAGCATAACAACTGCATCAAAAACAATCAGTAGAAAAAACTTTCAACTATAAATATTGAAGGTGAAAGAGAAACCATCTGGGTGGTAAAACTTGGCCAATCTTCTATAAGCAGCTTTAATCTTCTCATCATCAGCATCCCTTTCCAGTTCTGCATGTTTAATATCGTGAACGATCAAGAACACACAAAAAATGCATATAAACATAAACAAAGCATGATAGAGAACCTGATCGCCCTTAAACTTGAAGATTGAAGGAAAATATTACACTTACTATCGTGATTTTCTCATTCATCTGAAATAAATGGATCTTGAAGTATAGAAAAATCAGATCTTGGATACTATATCTAAGTGAGTTCCAAGGGCAGGACCAAAGATATGATCTTTGAGGAAATTACCAAGGGTATCATAAGGCGACTTCTCGGAGTTCCAATTGGAGACCCTAGTGAGCGTCCTCCTCGAATTAGCGCGCGACGCCGGTCCCATCCTCGGGGAGTCATCGAGGACAAAAGGAGACGATGCATACGACGGGTGCGAGATTGGGAGATTAGGATTCCGGGCGGAGGGCGCGAACCTTAGGCGACCGTAGCCTCTGCAGCAGTAGATAGAGGAGACGACCACGTGCGGGCGGCAAATCACTCTCAGACTGCTCATCCTGAGAGCAGTAGgaggaaaggagaaggggaaaTTGGAATTAAGGGTTACGGTTTCGATTTGGGGGAAGAAATAGATGGCCGGGAGAGGAGTTTTTTCCGGGGCTCGGAGGTTGGGAGATTCGTGACGGAAATGTCTCCCCGAGGAACCGAACGAGAGGACCGAATCATTTGGTGTCTGCGTCGTACGTGGCGCTTCCTCGATCGATGTAAATGCTGTATGGTGCTGTGCTTTGTTGCTGCTTCCGCCTCAAAAGGTCGTGAGAGTCGAGTATTATTATGAACCATTTCGATCTGACGTGGGGACTGCGTACGAAAGACACGATATGAAGAACACTTCATGAGTTGGTGTCCGAGTTGGTCCGTAGCTGCAGAAGCGGGACGTGCTTCATCTTTTAGTCGACGTTTGTGCGTTACTTGACGGCCGACTTGTCTACTGATTAAGATGGGGCCATCACGTGTTTCAATCACCGAGACAGTAACCGAATGGGTatgctggaatagggtatttgtgtaCCGAGGAAAAACGGACGGTTCAGATAAATCCAACCTCCCATACCAAACTCGTCCGAGTCAACTCAGGAATCGAATATCTACTGCGTATAGAAAGTCCGAGTCGTTCCGCTTCCCACATAGCTCGGCCTCGAGCCCGAgcccaagcagcagcagcagcagcggcggcagcggcccCCTGGTAACGACGCCATTCAAGACCATGACGACCTAGCCCTCTTCGGCGGCGGAGGCAGTGGCCCCGGCGACGACGGCTCTTCCGCAGTCATCTCCACCCCTGATATGATCCACCGCGTCCTCGAGCCCTACACTGAGGATCAGCTCATCTACTTATAACTTGACGCTGTTGACGCTGCGCTCGTCGCCTATATACCAGAGCGTGGTCTTCGTCCACGCTGTCGGTTGGGACGCCACTCGCCAGACCCTCCTACAGGCCTTCGAtcctgttagtgtaaacacctttaaGCCGAGGCCTCGGGGCCgatgcggctcggttcgggggtccggatgtcggggatctcgggcgacgtccctcggggtctcccggcggccgagcacggtagttcgggtcgggaggtcgggtcaggAGGAAGCTCCGCCGCATCGTCGGGAAGAGGCAACACCGTCTCACacctgcacacaagtcgggtcgggagctcggcccgacccctccgacgatcaagttagcaatgtggagagggttttggaggaaaagATGCCTCTGAGTGCGTTGTGCTTGTCTTCCTCCcctgttcgtttagaactctggggtatttatagatgagtttgatattattacctgatgtggctgcttgcaggaggcaggctgatagcgtctgacatggggttagcgtggcgtgaagaaccaagcctgagttaggtgttaatgccgacttcctcgggcagtgtgttgtccagacatggctgacgtcatggcgtgtcacatcgccatttttacccttatcatattccccccccccccgaaaggagctatgcgtcggttgttgtaTAAGAGGAGtctgatgcatggcttctgtcttcagaCGAGCTGGCCGCGCGGACGAGGTCtcggggaacatggagccgaagGGTCGAGGAGCGTgacgcaggcaggcaggccgcgcaagcgtggtctcgggcaatgtgtaaccgaggagcacgacgcaggcggactggccgcgcaagtgtggtctcgggcaacatggagccgaggagcacgatgtaggcgggctggccgcgcaggtgtggctcggGAAATGGGGTCGAGGAGCCCAACTAAGTCGGGAAGCCGAGTAGAGGTTGCGGCCTCGGACAACGTGCGACCGAggaacacggcgcaggcgggcaggccgcgcaggcgtggtctcgggcaacatatagccgaggagcacgacacaggcgggctggccgcaaaggtgtgtctcgggtcatggggccgaggagcacgacgcaggtgggcaggccgcgcaggtgtgtctcggaggCCATGGAGctgaggaacacgacgcaggcgggcaggctgcgcaggtgtggtcttgggcaacacgcagccgaggagcacggcgcaggcgggctagccgcgcaggcgtggtcccgGGCAACATGTAGCCGAGGAGCGCAACTCGGTCAGGCAAGCCAAGTAGAGGTGGACTCGAGGTCCCTTGGCTCAGGCGGATagtccgcgctgaggtggacttgggcagactgcgaccgagggacatggctcaggcgggtaggccgtgctgaggtggactcgggcagtgcatggccgagggacgtggctcgggccgagggacacaactcaggcgggcaggccgcgctgaggtggacccgGGCAGTCCATGGCCGAGGGACGTGGCTCGGGCCGAGGGACACAACTTAGGCAGGCAGGCCTCGCTGAGGTGGACCCAGGCAGTCCATGGCCAAGGCATTTAGATTCAGAAGGGTTTAAGCTGGGGCCAACCGCGAGCCGAAAAGGGGGTCAGGcagatactgaaccttcgctcagaagagactaaggcagggcttagatttcttttcatgagtACATCGGGTAGCCACCGCGGATGCTTGGCCTCTCTCATGGAGCCCACGGTCGGAGGTCGTCCCTTCTCCTCGCGGCCGCCCAGGCCTCCGC
Protein-coding regions in this window:
- the LOC135674077 gene encoding chaperone protein dnaJ 20, chloroplastic-like translates to MSSLRVICRPHVVVSSIYCCRGYGRLRFAPSARNPNLPISHPSYASSPFVLDDSPRMGPASRANSRRTLTRVSNWNSEKSPYDTLELERDADDEKIKAAYRRLAKFYHPDVYDGRGTLEEGETAESRFIKIQAAYELLIDDEQRRQYDRDHHVNPMKASQAWMEWVMKKQKAFDQRGDMAIAAWAEQQQREMNLRARRLSRSKIDPEEERKILAKEKKASMEYFTNTLRRHTLVLKKRDLMRKKAEEDKKRVISQLLAAEGLELDTDDDDEAV